The region CACCATAGCCTCTTGTCTCATAACTACATGCAGCAACGACGCCACGATCGCTAGTTCCACCTACGAGTAGAGGTCTGTTTTCAAGACGTGAATCCATCTTTCTCTCTACAGAAACGTAGAAAGTGTCTAGATCTAAATGCATGATGTGTTTATCGCTCATAGTTATCATACCTGCGCAGGCAGGAATCTGTTTGATCTGTTATTCCGCTGTAGAGCGGAATCGGTTTGTTATATCTCGATTCTATTTAATTTCTCGATTAACTATAATTTGTGGCTAAAACCTATGGTGTTGCCCACTAAGTGTTTTTTTAATGTTCAGCTGTCTTGAAGAGGAACCTTCACAGGTTGAACCATCACTTCGCTTAAAATAATCGGTTAAAAAACCTCACAGAAATAGTTCTGTGAGGTTGGTGAAATAACGAGTTAGTTATTTTATGTTTTGTAGCTACTAATCGATCATGTTTTTAATGACTAGATCATTTACTGTAGGTTCCATAAAGCTTACAAAACCTTCCTTTTCAATTTCATTCTTAAAATGAATACCCTTTTGCTGTAGTACCTCATGAAGTGTGTGGTATACTTTATGGATTAGGTCTTCTGTCTCGGCTACTTTATCAGACCAAGTTTTTACTTGGCACACTACCTTCATAGTAGCTTGCCTACTAGTTTTTCTAGTGATAAGGAGCTGTTCTACTCGTTGCGCTAGTTCTGTTTTTATGAGTTCTATATTCATGTCAGTATTTATTTTAAAATAAAACAAATTGGTCTCCTTCTACAAGACGCTCTTCTCTGATGGCGTATTCATCTTCTTCAGCAAACTTGAGTCTTTCATATAGACAGCGGTCGTAATCTTTGAAAAGTTTATCTCCTATAGGCTTCAAAAGTTCTAAGCCGTTTGCTTCTGGATTTTTTATTTTTTGTGAAATAGGATAAGCATTGAATCCTTTAGAGTCAAAAGGTTGCATCATGTTAGAAAGCTCTGCGGTAGAGATGTCTGGATTGAGCCACTTCTCTTCATCTTCTTTACTCAGTACTACCGGAGCTCTATGGTGCTCTATTCTTTGGGTAAGTCTATTTGCTGCAGTGGTAATAATGGCGACGGTACGATGTAATTCTCCAGTTAACGGATGTTCCCAAGTGTCATAAATTCCAGCTAGTGCAAAGGGGCCACGATCACGATTAGGATATACGATAAAGGGTTTATTAAGCTTTTCTTGCTTCGGACCTTCTATAAAGGCATCTACAAGAACTAAACAACGTTGAGATTTAATGGCATGACGGAACATAGGTTTATTAAAAATACCCATAGCTCCTTTATAATTAGGATTGTTTTCTATGTTTAAACTTCCCTCACTGCGCGCATTGATCATGTACGTCTGTTTGTGAGCCCAGTGAGGTGTATAGCCTAAAGTAAATAGCTGTATATGGTTAGGTTGCTCGCTTGTAATTACAGGTATCTCATTACCTGCGCTTATGTTCACGTTTTCTTTGAGTTCAGCACTTTTTATAAAGGCGGCATTGAACCGCTTTTCTAAATCTACTGCTGGTGTAATTATCGTTGCTCTTCCACACATAATTATAGTTTTATGGAAATATTCCAAGAATTATCTCCGTTGACGATTCAAATATATGGAATAATTCCAACATTATGGAAATATTCCAGTGTTAAAATTGGAAATATTCCTAAATGACCTATATTTGTCTTATGGCACAAGAGATTCCAACAGAAGCAAAAAGATTCAAACAGGTACGAGAGGACTTGGGGAAAACGCAAAGTGAGTTTGCAGACTTGCTCGATGCAGGTAGCACAACTGCCGATATAGAGCGCGGTAAAAAGAAAATTACTGGTAAGATTGTCACAGAATTATTACGACAGTTTAATGTGAACCCATTGTGGTTGTATGGGAATAGTTATAATAAATACTTAGAGACGAGTACAAGTACAGCGCCTAAGATCATAACCATGGATACTAATGATCGTGAAAATATGATCATGGTTCCTATTAAAGCAAGTGCTGGTTACGCAAGTAATGTACAAGATACAGACTGGTATAACGAGTTGCCTGCATTTAATATACCCCTGCCTCAATATAGAGAAGGAAGCTATCGCGCTTTTCAGGTACAAGGGGATAGTATGTTGCCTGTATTGCAGCCGCAAGAATGGGTGATGGGAAAAGCAGTAGAAAGTGTGCGTACAGCAAATGACAATCGCATTCATGTGGTCGTAACTGCAGATAGTGTTTTAGTAAAGAAACTACGCAAGTCAGAATCTCCAGAGGCGGTAAATTTGATTTCCCTTAATCGAGAATACCCAGTGATTGAGCAAGCAGTGGTGGAGATTAAAGAGCTTTGGGAAGTGAATTCAAAATTGAGTTTTGACCTAGACGTGCATGAAGGAGAAGAAGCGATGATTTCTTTAAAACAAGGACTCGATAGTTTGCGGGAAGAAATACAGAGTATTAAAAAAGGGAATACATTTAAAAAGCTACTCTAAAGCAAGTATTCTAGTATAGAATTGAGGTGCTAACTATCACCTCCTATCTTTTCAAATGTTTAGCTGTTCTTTCAAGAATGCCTTCTATTTCTTTAGCAGTTCCAGCAGTAGTTTTATTGTTTGGGTTTCCCTTTCTATATCGGAAGTTACTGCTGTTATAACTACCGTAGCAATACGGAATAGGATCATTTTTATAAAAATACTATTTTATAGTAATAAGTAAATAGGTGTAGGTTAGGGGCTTAAATCATATATGTTTTTACAATGTTTAAGAAAATATAGCAAAGTATATTCATATTTGAGCTCTTTTCAAAGGGAGCATAAACTTCTTATATTTAGCTTTCGCGAAAGCGAAACAAAACAAATACAACTTCTATTTAATGAGCTTTTATAAATTATATGATTTCCTACGGGACTTACAAAAGAACAATTCCAAAGACTGGATGGACGAGAACCGAAAACGCTACCATGAAGTACGTGACTGGTACATTTCATGGCTCAA is a window of Nonlabens sp. MB-3u-79 DNA encoding:
- a CDS encoding SOS response-associated peptidase, yielding MCGRATIITPAVDLEKRFNAAFIKSAELKENVNISAGNEIPVITSEQPNHIQLFTLGYTPHWAHKQTYMINARSEGSLNIENNPNYKGAMGIFNKPMFRHAIKSQRCLVLVDAFIEGPKQEKLNKPFIVYPNRDRGPFALAGIYDTWEHPLTGELHRTVAIITTAANRLTQRIEHHRAPVVLSKEDEEKWLNPDISTAELSNMMQPFDSKGFNAYPISQKIKNPEANGLELLKPIGDKLFKDYDRCLYERLKFAEEDEYAIREERLVEGDQFVLF
- a CDS encoding helix-turn-helix transcriptional regulator, translating into MAQEIPTEAKRFKQVREDLGKTQSEFADLLDAGSTTADIERGKKKITGKIVTELLRQFNVNPLWLYGNSYNKYLETSTSTAPKIITMDTNDRENMIMVPIKASAGYASNVQDTDWYNELPAFNIPLPQYREGSYRAFQVQGDSMLPVLQPQEWVMGKAVESVRTANDNRIHVVVTADSVLVKKLRKSESPEAVNLISLNREYPVIEQAVVEIKELWEVNSKLSFDLDVHEGEEAMISLKQGLDSLREEIQSIKKGNTFKKLL